The genomic stretch ATACCTATAACTGACTATTTTATCCAACATCAGAGGTATTTATCTTTATTATCTTATTAATTTTTACTAATTGAATATTTGATGTTAGAATACTCGGAAGGTGTGTCTTATATAAACTTATTTTTAATAAAAAATTCCATAAAAAAACGAGCCATATTTTTTATAAAACATGGCATCGTTAAAAAAACAAATATATTAAAAATTACTCTCCATCGATTATAAAATCGAACCAATCAATAACATCCCGTTCATGAATCCCGTTCTTAATACCAATTCCTGCTAATTTAACTGATTTAGAATTTCCTGAGATTAACGGGTGCCAATCAAATAATGGTTTGCCCTCGTAGATTAAACGGTAAGCACAAGTTTTAGGGAGCCACGTAAAATCAGGGAGATTATCTTTAGTTAATTTTGTACAATCATCTTCATATTCGAAACGCTTTGGATAGTTAGTGCATTTGCCTGTTTTTGTGTTTAAAAGATTACACGCAATACGTGTATAGTAAAGCTCATCATCTTCATCTAGGTATTTACGGTAACAGCATTTACCACAACCATCGCACAAAGCTTCCCATTCTGCCTCGTTCATTTCTAAAAGTGATTTTTTTTCCCAAAATTGAGGCGTAATTGATTCATCTGTTTTTATCATTATCTTTCCTTTTAAAACAAATCGTCGCCCAATGAGCGACGATCGTAATGTATCCTGTAATTATAGTATAACTTATGCGAATTTACTTAACTGCGTGAGTAATAATTCAAAAAAACCTTGTGCATTTACTTCTACGGCAACTTTCGTTTTTTTCAGACTCTCATCGTGCCAAGATCCCCACACATCACAAGTTGTTCGTCCCATATTATGCGTTTCGGAGGTATCGACTTCCACCACCATCGGTTGAAAACGAAAAAGTTCTGGTGCAAGCAGATAAGCAACGGTTAGCGGATCATGCAATGCGCCCCCTGCTAAACCATATCGTTTTTCATAAAACGCTTTATAGTGTTCTAAAATCCCTGCAACAAAATCACCGACTTTAGTCTGAAGCGTATAGAATTTATCAATAATAGGTTGGGTTGCCAAAACTTGATGCGTTGCGTTTAAACCAAACATTGTAACGGGTGCTGCGCTTCTGAATACTACTGCAGCAGCATGAGGATCAGCGAGAATATTAAACTCAGCCGCAGGTGTACGGTTACCGAATGTTGTACTTCCTCCCATTAACACGATTTCTTTAATCAAAGGGACAATTTGCGGAGCAAGTTTCATCGCTAACGCAATATTGGTCAAAGAGGCGGTTGGCACAAGAGTGACTTCATGCGGATAGCGTAAGATACTTTCAATAATAAATTCAACCGCATGTTGGCGTTCTACAGACAATATTGGTTTTATATCAGGATCGCCCGATAACCCACTTTTACCGTGAACAGCTGCAGCGTCAATGCGAGGTAAGACAAGCGGTTCTGATGCACCTTGGTAAAGTGGAACGACCTTATTAACAAGAGAACAGACTAAATTTGCATTACGTGTCGTTTTCTCTACATCAACATTGCCAAAAACTGTCGTGATGCCCAGTATATTTAATTTATCACTGGATAATGCTAAAAGAATATTTATCGCATCATCATTACCTGGATCACAATCAAGAATAATTTTTCGTGCCATTTTGCTTACCTCAATAAAATTTGGCTAAAAAAAATTGCCTAGCTTTTTAGGCTAGGCAATTCATCATATTAGAAGCTTTCTTTCAAACTTACGGTTAAGTTAAAGACTGGATGCTCTGCTGTACT from Actinobacillus delphinicola encodes the following:
- a CDS encoding nucleoside hydrolase, whose translation is MARKIILDCDPGNDDAINILLALSSDKLNILGITTVFGNVDVEKTTRNANLVCSLVNKVVPLYQGASEPLVLPRIDAAAVHGKSGLSGDPDIKPILSVERQHAVEFIIESILRYPHEVTLVPTASLTNIALAMKLAPQIVPLIKEIVLMGGSTTFGNRTPAAEFNILADPHAAAVVFRSAAPVTMFGLNATHQVLATQPIIDKFYTLQTKVGDFVAGILEHYKAFYEKRYGLAGGALHDPLTVAYLLAPELFRFQPMVVEVDTSETHNMGRTTCDVWGSWHDESLKKTKVAVEVNAQGFFELLLTQLSKFA
- a CDS encoding YcgN family cysteine cluster protein, producing MIKTDESITPQFWEKKSLLEMNEAEWEALCDGCGKCCYRKYLDEDDELYYTRIACNLLNTKTGKCTNYPKRFEYEDDCTKLTKDNLPDFTWLPKTCAYRLIYEGKPLFDWHPLISGNSKSVKLAGIGIKNGIHERDVIDWFDFIIDGE